Genomic window (Prosthecobacter fusiformis):
TGCTGCTTTGGGGATATCGCGGTTCTTTGGATGATCAGGACTTTTTATCCACCTCAGAGGCTCAGCGACTACTCTCAACTGCTACGCCCTCAGGTGATTTCTCGCCAGAGCGCTCCGCACGTTTGATCACCGATCGAGTTGAGACTCTGAGCGACCTTCGCCCCGCCTTTGACCAGCTCGCCGAGCAGCGTTGCCAGCACCTTGTCGAAGCCCACGAACGCTTTTCTAGTCTTGTCGAAAAGAAACGCTTCGGCGTTGTCTATCCCGTCCTCCCCATGGACGTCCTCGGCATTTACGTGCTCATGCCCACGCAAGGAAACTGATTCATCACTCCTCAATTCATGGCACGTTCATACATCCATAACTCTACATGGTTGCTTCCCGACAAGTTTTCGAAGCCTATGCAGAAGGTTCGAGAAGCTGCCAGACAGCTCAAAGCATCTGCTGGCCACGAATTCCTCAGATTCACCCTTGATGGTCATCTTGTTGGCGATCTTGGCGTGGCAATTGCAGAGCACTTTTTTGCGATCAAACTGCATGATTCCCATCGAACGGGTCACGATGGCACGCTCGAATCGAAAGGAACAATTGAGTCCGTTGAAATCAAAATCCGTCGGGAATCAACGGGTATATGGTTCGATTCGGAGCCTGAACACATTATTGCCTTCCGCCTCGAAGATGCGGATTCTCGTGTCACGCTGGTTTATGCGGGACCCGGTTCAGTGCTGCGGGAAATTCGTCCCAACGCCGTAATCGCCAAGACTGTTCCCACAAATGTTGATGCGAAAATTCATAAGTTTACCGCACGCCAAACCGTCTCACTCAATCAATTAGCAAAGCACTTCACATAT
Coding sequences:
- a CDS encoding DUF6998 domain-containing protein, with amino-acid sequence MARSYIHNSTWLLPDKFSKPMQKVREAARQLKASAGHEFLRFTLDGHLVGDLGVAIAEHFFAIKLHDSHRTGHDGTLESKGTIESVEIKIRRESTGIWFDSEPEHIIAFRLEDADSRVTLVYAGPGSVLREIRPNAVIAKTVPTNVDAKIHKFTARQTVSLNQLAKHFTYEDFMKNPSIPFRNQPIVA